In Calliopsis andreniformis isolate RMS-2024a chromosome 6, iyCalAndr_principal, whole genome shotgun sequence, a single genomic region encodes these proteins:
- the LOC143180044 gene encoding uncharacterized protein LOC143180044, with product MLGYGCNSPALLLGIFLLTMEIRPLQPRIVVEDYDNNRYQNGYSDQQSAYNGYQNDYTSNQNDYNGYQNDYSGNQNDYSGNQNDYRGNQNDYRDNQNDYNGYQNNYNGNQDNYNGNQDNYNGNQDNYNAYQNDYNGYQNGDNRYQNNYNKDQNYQPPVKFDKPIVVKPIEKPKNQQDFSKIPGVAGVDYPLYHTVPPTGFSCAHVPYVPGMYANIETGCQAYHICHDGREGHQGASFLCTNGTLFNQREFACDWWYNVNCAEAPILYRLNLDPEKNPYIPKKPKNVPQKGLRITVL from the exons ATGCTGGGGTACGGTTGTAACTCTCCTGCACTGCTGTTGGGCATTTTCCTACTGACAATGGAGATAAGGCCCCTTCAG CCTCGAATAGTGGTTGAAGATTACGATAACAATAGGTACCAAAATGGTTATAGCGACCAGCAGAGTGCTTATAATGGATACCAAAATGATTATACCAGCAACCAAaacgattataatggatatcaaAATGATTATAGTGGCAACCAAAACGATTATAGTGGCAACCAAAATGATTATAGAGGCAACCAAAATGATTACAGAGACAACCAAAATGATTATAACGGCTATCAAAATAATTATAACGGCAATCAAGATAATTATAACGGCAATCAAGATAATTATAACGGCAATCAAGATAATTATAACGCCTACCAAAATGATTATAACGGATACCAAAATGGTGACAACAGATAccaaaataattacaataaggATCAAAATTACCAACCACCTGTTAAATTCGATAAACCAATCGTCGTAAAACCTATCGAAAAACCAAAAAACCAGCAAGATTTTAGTAAAATTCCTGGTGTTGCTGGCGTTGATTATCCTTTATACCACACCGTGCCTCCGACAGGTTTTTCATGTGCCCACGTTCCATACGTGCCAGGAATGTACGCAAACATAGAAACTGGTTGTCAG GCATATCATATTTGTCATGATGGCCGAGAAGGTCACCAAGGTGCATCTTTTCTGTGTACTAATGGAACACTTTTCAATCAACGCGAGTTTGCTTGTGATTGGTGGTACAACGTGAATTGTGCCGAAGCTCCAATTTTGTATAG ATTAAATCTCGATCCAGAGAAAAATCCTTATATACCAAAGAAGCCAAAAAATGTGCCCCAGAAAGGCTTAAGGATCACGGTGCTTTAA
- the LOC143180045 gene encoding uncharacterized protein LOC143180045, with translation MASHVTTSPEFSCIQKLFGISILLEHTEEENTLDTKQRLFEQKRQIFREQVLPSLGGKIPEEAFRTDRLALNRLNKEGITVPDGVVLDARHVHKHNQHVQRMPEVIKVYLTPDGRYVPPEGRFHYNQAKTVDTTYLIRTPYTRPNEHKYSTNFNSNKHRDYSKPQTYTNYRQYAPLIIPTKPGVYKPIISPLVLPENADLLEETYIPTWNIQYDWDTVYEPFDDYFVSNIALFNSHQIIADYQGFLTKFHERYSRHVGSHVADRNHNNVPQAKKQEPKGSSGSSRPLSYKNVRLNVGNVISGYTNLTDIPETNFNCNGRRGLFADTETNCQVFHNCSGWSKISSLCPPGTAFSEVKKRCEWWNTVQCK, from the exons ATGGCGAGTCACGTAACTAcatcacctgaattttcttgtataCAAAAGTTGTTTGGTATCTCAATACTTTTGGAACATACCGAAGAGGAGAATACTCTTGATACCAAACAAAGATTATTTGAA CAAAAGCGACAAATATTCAGAGAACAAGTATTACCATCACTGGGAGGTAAAATTCCAGAAGAAGCTTTCAGAACTGATCGTTTGGCTCTGAATCGATTAAATAAGGAAGGCATTACAGTACCTGATGGTGTAGTGTTAGATGCTCGACATGTGCATAAACATAATCAACATGTTCAAAGAATGCCTGAAGTAATCAAG GTATACTTAACGCCAGATGGTAGATATGTGCCACCAGAGGGGCGATTCCACTATAATCAAGCGAAAACAGTAGATACAACATATCTGATTCGTACACCTTATACAAGACCCAATGAACATAAATACTCTACCAATTTCAACAGCAATAAACACAGAGATTATTCAAAGCCACAAACCTACACGAATTACAGACAATACGCGCCTCTAATTATACCTACCAAACCTGGAGTCTACAAGCCTATTATATCACCCTTGGTACTGCCTGAAAATGCTGATTTATTGGAGGAAACTTACATACCTACGTGGAATATTCAGTATGATTGGGATACTGTGTACGAGCCATTTGATGATTATTTCGTCAGTAACATCGCTCTTTTTAACTCTCATCAG ATCATTGCTGATTATCAAGGATTCCTTACGAAGTTCCACGAACGGTATTCGAGACACGTTGGGTCTCACGTAGCAGACAGGAACCACAATAATGTTCCTCAAGCTAAGAAGCAAGAACCGAAAGGATCTAGTGGGAGTTCAAGGCCACTGTCTTATAAAAACGTTAGATTGAACGTGGGGAATGTAATCTCTGGCTATACAAATCTTACGGATATTCCAGAAACTAATTTCAATTGCAATGGAAGAAGAGGCCTATTTGCTGATACTGAAACGAATTGCCAA gttTTCCACAATTGTTCTGGTTGGTCAAAAATTTCCTCCCTCTGTCCACCAGGTACTGCCTTCAGTGAGGTAAAAAAACGCTGTGAATGGTGGAACACGGTGCAATGCAAATAA